In the genome of Phoenix dactylifera cultivar Barhee BC4 unplaced genomic scaffold, palm_55x_up_171113_PBpolish2nd_filt_p 001092F, whole genome shotgun sequence, the window GGGTTCGTTTTTCACATCTATCATAACAACATCCTCTTTCATTAGAATAACACTAAGATTAGAGAAGAGAATTAAGAGCACTAAATGAGTGAACTCAAGTGCACCTATTAAGCATTTTAGAAAAAGTTTGTGTCCTTATATAAGAGGATTGAGAGAAATTGCTTCAATCAAATTTGTTGATTTTCAACACATCATGATTTGGCTGGCTTAGGTTCGGGTTTGATTCTCCTTTGTTAGAGTGCACTTCAAGGAAACAAAAAGCAGTTCGCTATATCTTGCGTATATCCCCTCAGATCAACTGATAGATACGTAGCCTCTTGGTATTCCCGGGTTCATATCTTTTTGATCTAATCTGAATGTTCAAGATGGACTGTTGAGATTGAGGAGGCATAGTAAaggaaatcaaacaatttaaggtTTTGGCTCGAAGTCTTCCAATTTGCAGTCCTGCTAATCATATGATTTTGTTGATGTTATTAAGAGGCCCGGCCCATGTGGTTTCGTTCTTATCATGTAGTTGTAACAATTGTAACAGCATGCCATAATAACAACAAAGATCCGTCACACAAGAGGAGTGAGATTGATCCACTTGTTCTTGTTCCTTTCCTTGGAGCAGATTTGACCTGATTCAAGTATGATTAGAGGAGATGGGAAACCTTTCCTTGTAGGTCTGCTTGCCTTCGGACTAAACACTCATACTGATAAGCATTAACGCAACCTGGCCAATTTGCTCAGTTAGTGAGAGCACTGTGATAATAACACCAACGTCTCATGTTCAAGAGATACAcaagagaaaaggaagaaacatCATCTAATACATGTCATTGGATCTCTTCATTTCAACATATTGAGCTTGGTGGGGAGAGCTCATGCAATGTTATACAGGCTTCTTTCGCTTCTTCCCATCCACAGAGTATTATTAATCTAATTCAAAAAGTTGACACTTCGGTTTGATCAAAGAAAAGGCCTGAAGGACCGGTACCAGTTTGCAAGGCTAACATGACAGGTCCTTCAGCACCTTCTTTGGTACTAAGGATCCCGGTATTCCAGTTTAAGTCAGTTTTGACAAAACCAGGACTCACACAATTTATGCACAAGGCGGGATACTTCTTTGCAAGAATCCTGGTGTAGGCATTGATAAGTACTTTGGATAGTTTATATGCTGAAGTAACGGTTGGCCAACCATGGGCATCCAGCAATCCCTCCTTGAAATCTTTGATAAACAAATTCAACAGCTCGACCAATCTCTCTTCTGTCAGGGCATCAACATTTGATAGATCTTGCTTAAGCTTTTCATTTGAGATAACCTGGAAACCAAGaatgagaaagaaaatgtaTAGCGTACATTTTTAGGCAATCAAAAGAGTAAAGATTTCATCCCTCACGCAGGCCACGACGGAATAGGTAATATGTTCCTTCTTATTTAGTATGATATTAGGAGAAAATGGGCTAGGTTACTTACTCTGAGTTGCCCGACGATAGAAGAAACATTTACTACTCTTCCTGAAATTGATTGCCGGAGAAGGGGAATTAATGCTTCTGTAACATCTCTGGTGCCATAATAATTTGTCTTGAAGCATTCTTCTGCTCTTTCTAAAGTTTCTCGCATATGAGGTTTCCACCAATCTGGTATATCTCTAACATCTTTGGCTTCCTGTTGCACATGAACAAAACTTCTCAACCATTTTATGTTTGCAATAATGTTATCTAAACTATACACTATTTTAAGGTCCATAATTCAATTGATGATGATATCCGCAACATATAGTCAGTGTGGTGGACATATTCAATTTTATCTTGTATCGTACTATTTACATATTCAATTTGTTAGACAAAAAACAGGGTAACGGCAATATGCAATGTATCATAAGAACTGAATTTCTACTACTTGATTATCAACAGAAACTACTTAATTCTAGTTCTATAAGAAATTGACAGAGAATTCTAAAACAATTGATTACCACATTATTTGATTGTTTTGAGGCCTTTAAAGCCTCAACGTCCATTGTCAGTCCTCCAATGCCCGCATTATTCACCTGTAGATATCAATTTATGAGAGGTtatgcgagagagagagagagagagagagagagagagagagagagagagcttactAGAATGTCAAGCTTGCCAAATTCGGTTCTGACGAAATCCGCAAAGGAAGCAATGCTGGAAGAGTCGGTCACATCCAACTGATGAAAGAGTACATCAAAGAGCCCACACTCTCGGAGCTTCTCCACTGCCTCCTGACCCCTCTTCTCATCTCTGGCTGTTAGTATGACCCTGACCCCATTAAGAGCCAGCTGCCTACATATCTCCAGCCCAATCCCTTTGTTCCCTCCCGTAACAACCGCAATCCTGATGGCAGcaacaaggtatgcatcaaagctTAACGAGctcttaatttgttcttaggaGTGAGCTTAATTTGCCAAGGGATTGAGTAACAAGAGATGAGAGCATACCTCTTCTCTGTGGGGCTGCAAATGGTTCCTTCCATGCCTGAAGCCGATCAGAAGAGTAGGTTTCCTTCTCTTGCCCGTGGGTTGGATTAGTTATATGCTAGGGTTTTTACTGTCTTGCATGGTGGGTTATCCAGGATATATATAGTGACCAACACAGGTCATTGGTTACACTTAGAAATTATTAAATGGACTCGGTCCGGTCAAAGAGGCATATCTTGGATCCGATCAGGTCCAACGGCCACCTGTTGGCACTTTAGCCCCTTGTATTTAATGTAAGGGGGACGTCAGTGCTCACTAGCTTAGGACTTGGCAAGGCTAACTGCTAACATCTTCCTGACCTCCATCCCTCAATTTTATCGGGGACGTCAGTGCTGACTTCAAATATAGTTTGCTCAATATAAAAGTTGGCAATATTAACATTATTTGCCTGttgtttattaataaaatatttaattcagaatattaaattttaaaatttaatattaaatatttatcTAAACATAAACCTActcaaatataaatatttaatttagactcccaaataaattttttatctcaaaaaataagacttaattttttatctttatttctctctcctctctaaaATTCAACGGAAATTTTATGAACACGTCAATAATTGTTTCTCATGCGGTATCTTAAAAACAAACGGGGAGATGCTTTCTCTTTTTACAAAACATTCTAAAGGGATCCTTCATAAGCAAACTCTTTGGAAGACTTTCGTAAATGAAGAGATGCATCCAAAAGATGCATTTGATCTCGTGGTCATTGCGAGGAACACAATCTTTGATGAATGGATGGATTATGTGAAGGGATgcgttcaacaaaagaaaacttAAGTATCTAATCATACTCATTTTTTTACATCTATAAATAGAAAAGAGAACGTATTTTCCATCCATCAGAACAACATCCTCTTCCATCTGAATAACACCAAAACTAGAGAAGAGAATTAAAAGCATTAAATGAATGAACTTAAGTGCACTCATTAAGCATTTGAGAAGAGAATTGTGACTACATATAAGAGGATTGAGAGAGATTGCTTCAATCAAATTTGTTGATTTTCAATACATCTGAATTTGGCTAGTTTAGGTTCGATCCTGATTCTCCTTTGTTAGAATGCACTTCAAGGAGCATGCAAAATGGCCCGTTGTATCTTGCGAATAGACCACCATCAATTGTTCGCATCTAGGCAGGACAAATTCTACTCTAAAAGAAAAGTCTTTCATAGTGTATCTCGAATCAGATaactttaaattttaatttatttatttagtgtaTGCAGAAAGTTATTAATTAAGTATTAAAGATAAAACAATTAagttacataaaaaaaaatatacaaagtTTTAGCTGATAGATTTTTCAACACATCCATCCTCTCAATTTTCTGTCTCCATCCCTGACTTCAGGGACGTCAGTGCTTACTTCATATATGATTTGCTTAGTGTAGGAGTTGGCAATGCTAACATCGTTCACCCAGCCTCTCTATCTTCCTGTGCCACGTTCCCCATCCCTGGACGTCAGTGCTTACATCGTATATAAGGTTTGCAGCTGGCTAGGTTTGATAAGTGTATTTTGAATGTATATTTTTAATCTTATCTTCCCGACATAAAGACATCTACCGCTTAAATTAAGAGACCTGTCAATGGGTCATGTCACAACCTGGCCCCTAACCTGACCCTACCCAAAATTCTGACGAGCAAGAAAATCCAACCCTCGTGAAGGGAGGGTAGAGGCGGAGCAGCCCCTCACTGCATCAAAAGTCGTGCCAAGGGGGACCATTCGTCGAACACTTGGTGGGCTGCGCCGATGGCAGTCCAGGCTTCTTGCATGCCGGGGGCAAACAGGGGGGCACGAGGCTGCCGCCGTTCCTCCAGGGTGGCTGGGACCACTCCTCCGTGGTCAGAGGTGGCGCAAGAGGCTGCACGGCAGCCGGAGCAGCCCAACCTCCCGATTACAGAGGCTGACCTGGGCTGGGCCTCACAACTTCATGTATTTCTTATGTATATGTTTAATCATATCTTCCCGACATGCCACTTAAGCTAAGAGACCTATCAACTGGC includes:
- the LOC103698030 gene encoding (+)-neomenthol dehydrogenase-like produces the protein MEGTICSPTEKRIAVVTGGNKGIGLEICRQLALNGVRVILTARDEKRGQEAVEKLRECGLFDVLFHQLDVTDSSSIASFADFVRTEFGKLDILVNNAGIGGLTMDVEALKASKQSNNVEAKDVRDIPDWWKPHMRETLERAEECFKTNYYGTRDVTEALIPLLRQSISGRVVNVSSIVGQLRVISNEKLKQDLSNVDALTEERLVELLNLFIKDFKEGLLDAHGWPTVTSAYKLSKVLINAYTRILAKKYPALCINCVSPGFVKTDLNWNTGILSTKEGAEGPVMLALQTGTGPSGLFFDQTEVSTF